A region from the Wansuia hejianensis genome encodes:
- a CDS encoding RrF2 family transcriptional regulator: MTSEFAIGVHALVYLNHKNETLSSELLAENICTNPARIRKVMAKLKTGGLIVTQEGLKGGYRIGKPAEDITLKSVCEALREDIVKASWKSGNADMECLVASGMAGIMDDLYGDLNALCMDHLATITIADIDRKIFGK, encoded by the coding sequence GTGACGAGTGAATTTGCGATCGGAGTACATGCTCTCGTCTATCTCAACCATAAAAACGAAACCCTGTCCAGTGAATTACTGGCAGAAAACATCTGCACGAACCCAGCCCGTATCCGCAAGGTGATGGCCAAGCTGAAGACCGGCGGGCTGATCGTGACGCAGGAAGGCTTAAAGGGCGGTTACCGTATCGGAAAGCCCGCGGAGGATATCACGCTGAAATCTGTCTGTGAAGCACTCCGGGAGGATATCGTGAAAGCCTCCTGGAAATCTGGGAACGCCGACATGGAATGCCTGGTGGCTTCAGGTATGGCCGGTATTATGGATGATCTGTACGGAGACCTGAACGCCCTGTGCATGGATCATCTGGCAACAATCACAATTGCCGATATTGACCGGAAGATTTTCGGAAAATAA
- the scfA gene encoding six-cysteine ranthipeptide SCIFF, with translation MKHIKTLNTKNLQNTVKKGGCGECQTSCQSACKTSCTVGNQSCEHTK, from the coding sequence ATGAAACATATCAAGACATTGAATACGAAGAATCTTCAGAATACAGTTAAAAAAGGTGGATGCGGCGAATGCCAGACATCCTGCCAGTCTGCCTGCAAGACATCCTGTACCGTAGGCAACCAGAGCTGCGAGCATACAAAATAA
- a CDS encoding DNA-3-methyladenine glycosylase family protein, which translates to MVLLRRDDIDIGQICDSGQCFRMENMGGGRFSMVAGDHYLEIEQNKKGLLFRCEEETFESIWKDYFDLDTDYQSIRKKIDSGDSYLARAAEFGKGIRILRQDLWEMVITFIISQQNHIKRIRRIIGLLCEKYGERRRCPESSQGDRRFYDTFPGPERLAAAGLEELRECNLGYRARYVKETAEQILKGDVILEEIAGLEYPAAKQELLRCCGVGSKVADCICLFGLHMLQAFPVDTHIRQILALHYPEGFPFDRYQGYEGVFQQYLFYFDLFGEKGGAARDIS; encoded by the coding sequence ATGGTACTGCTCCGTAGAGATGATATAGATATTGGGCAGATTTGTGATTCGGGACAGTGCTTCCGTATGGAAAACATGGGTGGGGGCAGGTTTTCCATGGTGGCGGGGGATCATTATCTGGAAATCGAGCAGAATAAAAAGGGGCTGCTGTTCCGCTGTGAAGAAGAAACGTTTGAAAGTATCTGGAAGGATTATTTTGATCTGGATACGGATTACCAGTCCATTCGGAAGAAGATTGACAGCGGGGACAGCTATCTGGCGCGCGCCGCTGAATTCGGGAAAGGGATCAGGATACTGAGGCAGGATCTGTGGGAGATGGTTATTACATTTATCATTTCCCAGCAAAACCATATTAAGAGAATCCGCAGGATCATCGGGCTTCTCTGTGAAAAATACGGGGAACGGAGAAGATGTCCGGAGAGCAGCCAGGGAGACAGAAGGTTTTATGATACGTTTCCGGGGCCGGAACGGCTGGCAGCTGCAGGGCTGGAGGAGCTGCGGGAGTGCAACCTGGGCTACCGCGCACGGTACGTGAAAGAGACGGCAGAACAGATACTGAAGGGTGACGTAATACTGGAAGAGATCGCCGGGCTGGAATATCCGGCGGCTAAACAGGAATTATTGCGCTGCTGCGGGGTGGGAAGCAAAGTAGCCGACTGCATCTGCCTGTTCGGGCTGCATATGCTGCAGGCGTTTCCGGTGGATACACACATCCGGCAGATACTGGCGCTGCATTATCCAGAGGGATTCCCTTTTGATAGGTATCAGGGCTATGAAGGTGTTTTCCAGCAGTATCTGTTCTACTTTGATCTGTTTGGGGAGAAAGGCGGCGCAGCCAGGGACATTTCGTAG
- a CDS encoding CD1871A family CXXC motif-containing protein produces MKRNHRRWIWAGLAVLALLFLAIGIARGEVTTVFQKAVNICMECIGIG; encoded by the coding sequence ATGAAGCGTAATCATAGAAGATGGATTTGGGCAGGCCTTGCGGTTCTTGCCCTCCTGTTCCTGGCCATTGGAATTGCCAGGGGCGAAGTCACCACCGTGTTTCAAAAAGCGGTGAATATTTGCATGGAGTGTATCGGAATTGGTTAA
- the aroE gene encoding shikimate dehydrogenase: protein MWYNKNQTAPLRAERLERDNSMEKNYRAELTAVFGDPVDGNPTGVMEEAAYEALGLNYRYLTLRVKKEDLEAAVKGAKAFGMKGYNLTMPHKTAVIPYLDCLTPAAEIIGAVNTVVCRNGKWTGENTDGKGFVLSLKRDGIKPEGKRITLLGAGGAARAIGVECALAGAEHITVLNRDVGRGEELAGLIGRKTGAEAEFCPWTEQARIPEGTDILIQATCVGLYPDSGRKPDIAYDTVTDRMVVCDVVFNPERPLFLQEAERRGARIVTGMGMLVHQGALNFELWTGKKAPLEIMYQALAREFGASQIGLP from the coding sequence GTGTGGTATAATAAAAATCAGACAGCTCCGTTAAGAGCAGAGCGGTTGGAAAGGGACAATTCTATGGAGAAAAATTATCGTGCGGAACTGACGGCAGTGTTCGGTGATCCGGTGGACGGCAATCCTACGGGAGTGATGGAGGAAGCCGCCTATGAAGCGCTGGGTCTGAATTACCGGTATCTGACTCTGCGTGTGAAGAAGGAAGACCTGGAGGCTGCGGTGAAAGGGGCGAAGGCATTCGGCATGAAGGGGTATAATCTGACCATGCCACATAAAACAGCGGTCATCCCATATCTGGACTGCCTGACTCCGGCAGCGGAAATCATAGGAGCGGTGAACACGGTCGTGTGCCGGAACGGAAAATGGACCGGTGAAAATACGGACGGAAAAGGGTTTGTGCTGTCGTTGAAAAGAGATGGGATTAAACCGGAGGGCAAGAGGATCACCCTTCTGGGAGCAGGAGGAGCTGCGCGGGCAATCGGCGTCGAGTGTGCTCTTGCCGGGGCGGAGCATATCACTGTGTTGAACCGGGATGTAGGCCGCGGAGAAGAGCTGGCGGGGCTGATCGGCCGGAAAACCGGGGCAGAGGCGGAATTCTGTCCGTGGACGGAACAGGCCAGGATTCCGGAAGGGACAGATATCCTGATCCAGGCGACCTGTGTGGGGTTGTATCCGGACAGCGGCAGGAAACCGGATATCGCTTATGATACAGTGACAGACCGGATGGTGGTGTGTGATGTAGTATTTAATCCGGAGCGCCCGCTGTTTCTACAGGAGGCAGAGAGACGGGGAGCCAGGATAGTTACCGGTATGGGAATGCTGGTTCATCAGGGTGCTCTGAACTTTGAACTCTGGACAGGCAAGAAGGCGCCGTTGGAGATTATGTATCAAGCACTGGCGAGAGAATTTGGGGCTTCTCAAATTGGCCTGCCGTGA
- a CDS encoding 4Fe-4S binding protein, with amino-acid sequence MVKLFRRFSRRLRLWIQILFAAVTNGYLLGFVKGKIYTGPSKALCLPGLNCYSCPGALGSCPIGSLQAVLGSRNYRFSFYVIGFLMLAGSLFGRFICGWLCPFGLIQDLLYKIPFIGKRKNLPGHRILVWLKYVILGVFVIFLPLAATDFLGQGRPWFCQYICPSGTLMAGLPLVITNEPLRAAIGFLFSWKMAVLVLIVVLSAFIYRPFCKYLCPLGAIYSLFNGVSLYRLDVDESKCIHCGKCQKTCKMDIPVWKTPNSRECIRCRECIQACPTQAISSRLGKKEVKKRDE; translated from the coding sequence TTGGTTAAATTATTCAGACGTTTTAGCAGGCGGCTGCGCCTATGGATACAGATCCTGTTCGCTGCGGTCACTAATGGCTATCTGCTGGGATTTGTAAAAGGAAAAATCTATACGGGCCCTTCTAAGGCCCTGTGCCTGCCGGGCCTGAACTGCTACTCCTGTCCGGGAGCCCTTGGGTCCTGTCCCATCGGTTCCCTTCAGGCAGTTCTCGGAAGCCGCAATTACCGTTTTTCTTTCTATGTCATCGGTTTCCTGATGCTGGCCGGCTCTCTGTTCGGAAGATTTATCTGCGGCTGGCTGTGCCCCTTCGGCCTGATCCAGGACCTGCTCTATAAAATACCGTTTATAGGCAAACGGAAAAACCTTCCGGGTCACCGGATTCTGGTCTGGCTGAAATATGTGATCCTGGGAGTCTTCGTAATCTTCCTGCCCCTGGCGGCTACCGATTTCCTCGGCCAGGGCAGGCCCTGGTTCTGCCAGTACATCTGTCCCAGCGGCACCCTGATGGCCGGACTTCCTCTGGTAATCACGAATGAACCGCTGCGGGCCGCCATCGGCTTCCTGTTTTCCTGGAAAATGGCGGTTTTAGTGCTCATTGTAGTGCTCTCTGCTTTTATCTACAGGCCTTTTTGTAAATATCTTTGTCCTCTGGGGGCAATTTACAGCCTATTCAACGGCGTGTCCCTGTACCGCCTGGATGTGGACGAATCCAAATGCATTCACTGCGGAAAATGCCAGAAGACCTGTAAAATGGACATTCCAGTATGGAAAACGCCCAATAGCCGGGAATGTATCCGCTGCCGCGAATGCATACAGGCCTGCCCGACACAGGCCATCAGCAGCAGGCTGGGGAAAAAGGAGGTAAAAAAACGTGACGAGTGA
- a CDS encoding TlpA family protein disulfide reductase: MKKVIMPAALLLILILALAGCGTGGAGSAGSPSQSDTSSESAASSQTSGSDSSSQAASGSSENTSASEGGLLGTFETTDLAGNPISQELFTQSDLTMVNIWATYCRPCLQEMPYLAELSDEYQDKMQIVGIISDVTEPEDETAALIIDQTGADYTHLLISQDLYDNYLSQVQVVPTTIFLDREGNQVGKVYAGAHDKAGWKKIIDEMLEKVNEA; the protein is encoded by the coding sequence ATGAAAAAAGTGATCATGCCTGCAGCTTTGCTGCTCATCCTCATTCTTGCCCTGGCAGGCTGTGGAACAGGGGGGGCTGGTTCCGCAGGCTCCCCGTCTCAATCTGATACCTCCTCTGAATCTGCTGCATCCAGCCAGACTTCCGGATCAGATTCTTCCAGCCAGGCTGCCTCCGGTTCTTCTGAGAATACTTCCGCTTCTGAAGGCGGGCTTCTGGGAACCTTCGAGACCACGGACCTGGCCGGCAATCCCATCAGCCAGGAGTTATTCACCCAGTCAGACCTGACTATGGTAAATATCTGGGCTACCTACTGCCGGCCATGTCTGCAGGAAATGCCATACCTGGCCGAACTGTCTGACGAATATCAGGATAAAATGCAGATTGTAGGAATCATCAGCGACGTGACCGAACCGGAAGACGAAACCGCCGCCCTGATCATTGACCAGACCGGTGCGGATTACACCCATCTGCTCATCTCACAGGATCTGTATGATAATTATCTTTCCCAGGTACAGGTGGTGCCTACCACTATTTTTCTGGACCGGGAAGGCAACCAGGTCGGAAAGGTATATGCAGGAGCACACGACAAGGCGGGCTGGAAAAAAATCATTGATGAAATGCTGGAGAAGGTAAATGAAGCGTAA
- the galE gene encoding UDP-glucose 4-epimerase GalE: MRILVTGGAGYIGSHTCVELLKEGYDVTIVDNLYNASEKAVERVERITGKKVTFYKEDICSRTAMEQIFEREAVDAVIHFAGYKAVGESVAKPVEYYQNNLVGTLTLCDVMRKHGVKNIIFSSSATVYGDPAEIPITENCPKGTCTNPYGWTKWMLEQVLTDIQTADPEWNVILLRYFNPIGAHKSGLIGEDPKGIPNNLLPYVAQVAIGKLKCLGVFGNDYDTPDGTGVRDYIHVVDLARGHVKAVQKLAAREGVSIYNLGTGKGYSVLDVVHAFEKACGHEIPYEIKPRRAGDIAACYCDPRKAREELGWEAAYGIEEMCEDSWRWQTQNPDGYGE, translated from the coding sequence ATGAGAATCTTAGTGACAGGAGGCGCCGGATATATAGGCAGCCATACATGTGTGGAACTGCTGAAGGAAGGCTATGATGTGACGATTGTCGATAATCTGTACAATGCCAGCGAAAAAGCCGTCGAACGTGTGGAGCGGATCACCGGAAAAAAGGTGACTTTTTATAAGGAAGATATCTGCAGCCGTACAGCGATGGAACAGATTTTTGAGCGGGAAGCGGTGGATGCGGTCATACATTTTGCGGGATACAAGGCAGTGGGCGAATCTGTGGCAAAGCCGGTGGAATATTACCAGAATAATCTGGTCGGGACTCTGACTCTCTGTGACGTGATGAGAAAACACGGAGTAAAAAATATCATTTTCAGCTCTTCCGCAACCGTATACGGGGACCCTGCCGAGATACCGATTACTGAGAATTGTCCCAAAGGGACATGCACGAACCCTTACGGGTGGACGAAATGGATGCTGGAACAGGTGCTGACGGATATCCAGACGGCTGATCCGGAATGGAACGTGATCCTTCTTCGTTATTTCAACCCGATTGGGGCGCATAAGAGCGGTTTGATCGGTGAAGATCCCAAGGGGATTCCCAATAACCTGCTGCCTTATGTGGCGCAGGTCGCCATCGGTAAGCTGAAATGTCTCGGTGTGTTCGGCAATGATTATGACACGCCTGACGGCACAGGCGTCCGGGATTACATACATGTGGTGGACCTGGCCAGAGGTCATGTAAAAGCCGTTCAGAAGCTGGCTGCCAGAGAAGGAGTCAGCATATATAACCTGGGGACGGGAAAAGGGTACAGCGTGCTGGATGTGGTTCATGCCTTTGAAAAGGCCTGCGGCCATGAGATCCCCTATGAGATTAAGCCTAGACGGGCAGGAGATATCGCGGCTTGTTACTGTGATCCCCGCAAAGCCAGAGAAGAGCTGGGCTGGGAAGCGGCGTATGGGATTGAAGAAATGTGTGAGGATTCCTGGAGATGGCAGACACAGAATCCCGATGGATACGGCGAATAA
- the scfB gene encoding thioether cross-link-forming SCIFF peptide maturase has product MIHQYKNNGFNMVLDVNSGSVHVVDDVVYDMLELMDRQISPEDISEALKGKYAPEEIGEACAEVRELTDEGMLFTEDVYRNAIDHFKDRPAVVKALCLHIAHDCNLACRYCFAEEGEYHGRRALMSLEVGKKALDFLIANSGSRRNLEVDFFGGEPLMNWQVVKELVAYGREQEKKHDKNFRFTLTTNGVLLNDEVMEFCNREMGNVVLSIDGRQEVHDRMRPFRKGAGSYSLIVPKFQKFAESRHQDKYYVRGTFTRYNLDFAADVLHLADLGFKQISVEPVVAPASADYAIRREDLPVIMEQYDILAREMIRRQREGRGFNFFHFMIDLTGGPCVYKRLSGCGSGTEYLAVTPWGDFYPCHQFVGEEQFCLGNVEQGIRRTDICNEFKQCNVYSKEECSKCFARFYCSGGCAANSWNFTGKINDIYEIGCAMQRKRIECALMIKAALADE; this is encoded by the coding sequence GTGATACACCAATATAAAAATAACGGTTTTAACATGGTTCTTGATGTGAACAGCGGCTCCGTCCATGTGGTGGATGACGTCGTGTATGACATGCTGGAGCTGATGGACCGGCAGATTTCGCCGGAAGATATTTCAGAAGCCCTGAAGGGAAAATATGCGCCTGAGGAGATTGGGGAAGCATGCGCTGAGGTACGGGAGCTGACGGATGAGGGCATGCTGTTTACCGAAGATGTTTACCGGAATGCGATTGACCATTTTAAGGACAGACCTGCCGTGGTTAAGGCTTTGTGCCTGCATATCGCCCATGACTGCAATCTGGCATGCAGGTATTGTTTTGCGGAGGAAGGCGAATATCATGGCAGAAGAGCCCTGATGTCCCTGGAGGTGGGCAAAAAGGCTCTGGATTTTCTGATTGCGAATTCGGGAAGCCGCAGGAATCTGGAAGTGGATTTCTTTGGCGGTGAGCCGCTGATGAATTGGCAGGTGGTTAAAGAGCTGGTGGCTTACGGGCGCGAACAGGAGAAGAAGCATGACAAGAATTTCCGTTTCACCCTTACTACAAACGGAGTCCTTCTGAATGACGAGGTGATGGAATTCTGCAACCGGGAGATGGGCAACGTGGTTCTGAGCATTGACGGGCGGCAGGAGGTCCACGACCGGATGCGTCCGTTCCGGAAAGGGGCCGGCAGCTACAGCCTGATCGTTCCCAAATTCCAGAAGTTTGCTGAGAGCCGTCATCAGGACAAATATTATGTGAGAGGCACCTTTACCCGTTACAATCTGGACTTTGCCGCCGATGTGCTGCATCTGGCCGATCTAGGATTTAAGCAGATCTCCGTGGAACCGGTGGTGGCGCCGGCCTCTGCTGATTATGCGATCCGCAGAGAAGATCTGCCCGTCATCATGGAGCAATACGATATCCTGGCCAGAGAAATGATCCGGAGGCAGAGAGAGGGGAGAGGCTTCAACTTTTTCCATTTCATGATAGATCTGACCGGCGGTCCCTGCGTGTATAAGAGGCTTTCAGGCTGCGGATCAGGAACTGAATATCTGGCGGTTACCCCATGGGGAGATTTCTATCCCTGCCATCAGTTTGTGGGGGAAGAACAATTCTGCCTGGGGAATGTGGAACAGGGCATCAGGCGGACAGACATCTGCAATGAGTTTAAACAGTGCAATGTTTATTCCAAAGAGGAATGTTCCAAGTGCTTTGCCAGATTTTACTGCAGCGGCGGATGCGCCGCCAATTCCTGGAATTTCACGGGAAAGATCAATGATATTTATGAAATCGGATGTGCCATGCAACGCAAGCGGATTGAATGTGCATTGATGATAAAAGCGGCACTGGCCGACGAATAA
- a CDS encoding TIGR04086 family membrane protein, translating to MEQTKLSRRKILSVVKALLAAYGVTAVLLLILALLLLKLNLSEGIVAIGIMATYLISCFLGGFLLGKGVRKNKFLWGLILGVVYFVLLIILSGIASPGNFGGFGRMISTFLLCAAGGMVGGMLS from the coding sequence ATGGAACAGACAAAATTATCCAGACGGAAGATACTGTCGGTAGTGAAAGCGCTGCTGGCAGCTTACGGGGTCACTGCAGTGCTGCTCCTGATACTGGCCCTGCTCCTTTTAAAGCTGAATCTGTCAGAGGGGATAGTGGCCATAGGAATTATGGCGACCTACCTGATATCCTGTTTCCTGGGCGGATTCCTGCTGGGAAAAGGAGTGCGGAAAAACAAATTTCTATGGGGGCTGATCCTGGGCGTAGTCTATTTCGTCCTGCTGATCATCCTTTCAGGAATCGCCAGCCCCGGAAATTTCGGAGGCTTCGGCCGTATGATCTCCACATTCCTCTTATGCGCAGCCGGCGGAATGGTAGGCGGAATGCTATCCTGA
- a CDS encoding protein-ADP-ribose hydrolase: MTHEEKRVYLIKRLLAEDSQYQGVVIPNTQENQEDLLRSLMNVRPPMPVNEEFLKLQDEYLGEESEQRGVVDGRTLPPVQPGGRMVLWQGDITTLKADAIVNAANSALLGCFQPLHSCIDNLIHSRSGIQLRLACDRLMREQGHEEEVGKAKITPAFNLPARYVLHTVGPAVYGRVTERDCGLLASCYRSCLELAVENGCKSIAFCCISTGVFHFPNRKAAETAVTAVRDYLAGDSSIEKVIFNVYKDLDLELYRNLLQV, encoded by the coding sequence GTGACCCATGAAGAAAAAAGAGTATATCTGATCAAAAGACTGTTGGCGGAGGATTCCCAATATCAGGGTGTTGTAATACCCAATACTCAGGAAAATCAGGAGGATTTGCTGCGCAGCCTGATGAATGTCCGCCCACCCATGCCGGTTAATGAAGAATTCTTAAAACTTCAGGATGAATATCTGGGAGAAGAGAGCGAGCAAAGGGGTGTAGTGGATGGCAGGACGCTGCCGCCGGTCCAGCCGGGAGGAAGGATGGTACTCTGGCAGGGAGATATTACGACGCTGAAGGCGGATGCGATTGTCAATGCGGCCAACAGCGCTTTGCTGGGCTGTTTTCAGCCGCTTCATTCCTGCATCGACAACCTCATACATTCCAGGAGCGGTATTCAACTGAGGCTGGCCTGTGACAGGCTCATGAGAGAGCAGGGCCATGAGGAGGAAGTGGGAAAAGCCAAAATCACCCCGGCCTTTAATCTTCCTGCCAGATATGTCCTGCACACTGTGGGTCCGGCCGTCTATGGCAGGGTCACGGAGCGGGATTGCGGTCTGTTGGCCTCTTGCTACCGCTCGTGCCTGGAACTTGCCGTAGAAAATGGATGCAAGAGCATCGCGTTTTGCTGCATTTCCACAGGGGTCTTTCATTTTCCCAACAGAAAAGCGGCAGAAACCGCCGTCACAGCAGTCAGAGACTATCTGGCGGGTGACAGCAGTATAGAGAAAGTCATTTTTAATGTATATAAAGACTTGGATCTGGAACTATACAGGAATTTGCTGCAGGTATAG
- a CDS encoding phosphatase PAP2 family protein, which yields MEALIQMDGNILLWIQDHLRNPVLTPVVKAITSLGNSGIFWILLTILLLLFRRTRKAGIASAVALIISFIMVNLIVKNVVNRTRPYEVVEGLRCLVERQMDASFPSGHASASFASSVALLMYLPWKKAAAGLVILAGIIAFSRLYVGVHYPTDVLAGILFGILSAVLAVWLIRYVEKVQRKKKGEESL from the coding sequence GTGGAAGCATTGATACAAATGGATGGAAATATACTGCTGTGGATTCAGGACCATCTGCGAAACCCGGTTCTGACCCCGGTAGTGAAAGCAATTACTTCACTGGGCAATTCTGGGATTTTTTGGATTCTTCTGACAATTCTGCTGCTGTTATTCAGAAGGACGAGAAAGGCGGGTATTGCCAGCGCGGTTGCTTTAATAATTTCATTTATAATGGTAAATCTGATTGTAAAAAATGTAGTGAACCGGACGAGACCCTATGAAGTGGTAGAAGGTCTCAGGTGCCTGGTGGAAAGGCAGATGGACGCCTCTTTTCCGTCCGGCCATGCTTCGGCCTCTTTTGCGTCGTCAGTCGCCCTGCTGATGTATCTGCCTTGGAAAAAGGCCGCTGCCGGGCTTGTTATACTGGCTGGAATTATCGCATTTTCGAGGCTGTATGTGGGTGTCCATTATCCAACAGATGTACTCGCGGGTATACTTTTCGGTATACTGTCGGCTGTTCTCGCCGTCTGGCTGATCCGGTACGTTGAGAAGGTTCAGAGAAAAAAGAAAGGGGAAGAAAGCCTGTGA
- a CDS encoding FAD-dependent oxidoreductase gives MDKYDMIVIGFGKAGKTLAGKYAAEGKTVAVIEKDDNMYGGTCINVGCIPSKTLVRYSQSAMRHPDRAFEEKAKFYQKAIMEKRRVTSMLRDKNFHKLDDLELVTVIHGEASFTAPHRLEVRQNGLILELEGEKIIINTGASPVILPIPGVENHPFIYTSASLMDLPELPRRLIIVGGGYIGLEFASMYSGFGSEVTVLQDSKTLIPREDRDIAEAIQASLESKGVTFCLGAEIHSITADGPCASVHFDWNGKPHLLQGEAVLLATGRKPNTAALRLENAGIKTSARGAIAVDENLRTSVPDIWAVGDVNGGQQFTYVSLDDSRIVWSGLHGGSYNREARKAVPYSVFLSPTYSRVGLNEQEAEAAGYNVKISRLPVSAIPKAHVLGKTTGLLKAVIDRNTDKILGAMLFCEDSHEMINIVKLAMDLDAPYQLLRDQIFTHPTMSESLNDLFAN, from the coding sequence ATGGACAAATATGATATGATTGTAATCGGATTCGGAAAAGCAGGCAAAACCCTGGCGGGAAAATACGCAGCAGAGGGCAAAACTGTAGCCGTCATTGAGAAGGATGACAACATGTACGGAGGGACCTGTATCAACGTCGGCTGCATTCCTTCTAAAACTCTCGTGCGCTACTCTCAGTCCGCCATGCGCCACCCGGACAGGGCCTTTGAGGAAAAGGCCAAATTCTATCAAAAAGCAATAATGGAAAAACGCCGCGTTACTTCCATGCTCAGAGATAAAAACTTTCACAAGCTGGATGATCTGGAACTGGTAACCGTCATTCATGGCGAAGCTTCTTTCACAGCTCCCCACCGGCTGGAAGTGCGGCAAAACGGCCTGATTCTGGAACTGGAGGGAGAAAAAATCATCATCAATACAGGGGCATCGCCGGTCATCCTGCCCATTCCAGGTGTAGAAAACCATCCATTCATATACACCAGCGCTTCCCTGATGGATCTGCCCGAACTGCCCAGAAGGCTGATTATTGTTGGCGGCGGCTATATCGGACTGGAATTTGCTTCCATGTACAGCGGTTTCGGCAGTGAAGTGACCGTACTCCAGGATAGTAAGACATTGATTCCCAGAGAGGACCGGGATATCGCTGAAGCGATTCAGGCTTCACTGGAATCAAAGGGCGTTACCTTCTGCCTGGGCGCTGAGATTCATTCTATCACTGCCGATGGTCCCTGCGCCTCCGTCCACTTTGACTGGAACGGGAAACCACATCTGCTGCAGGGAGAAGCTGTACTGCTGGCCACGGGCAGAAAACCTAACACCGCAGCTTTGCGCCTTGAGAATGCCGGAATTAAAACCTCTGCCAGAGGTGCCATCGCTGTCGACGAGAACCTGCGGACTTCCGTCCCGGACATATGGGCTGTAGGTGACGTCAACGGCGGACAGCAATTCACCTACGTTTCCCTGGATGATTCACGTATCGTTTGGTCCGGCCTGCACGGCGGAAGCTATAACCGGGAAGCGCGCAAAGCCGTTCCCTACAGCGTATTCCTCTCCCCCACCTACTCGAGAGTCGGGCTGAACGAACAGGAAGCAGAGGCTGCCGGTTACAACGTTAAAATTAGCAGGCTTCCGGTATCCGCCATCCCAAAAGCACATGTGCTCGGCAAGACCACCGGCCTGTTAAAAGCAGTGATTGACCGTAACACAGATAAAATCCTGGGAGCCATGCTCTTCTGTGAAGACTCTCACGAAATGATTAATATCGTAAAGCTTGCCATGGATCTGGATGCACCTTATCAGCTTTTGAGAGACCAGATTTTCACCCATCCTACCATGAGCGAATCACTGAATGACTTATTTGCCAACTAA
- a CDS encoding ketopantoate reductase family protein produces the protein MKYLIIGAGGTGGCLGAYLRKAGQDVTWIARGKHLEALREKGLEAHTAGAGDFRLSPVSAYTMEEYSDSPDVVFVCVKYYSLGECVPFLKRVCNSHTAVIPVLNVFGTGGSLQEQLPEIPVLDGCIYIYGKIEKPGVIVQPSPIFRVFFGYRPGQPKREEENLLQVERDLKAAGIEGHFTPQIRRDALQKFSYVSPVGAAGLYYGATAGDFTVPGEKQDLVITLIREIEAIGQAMGITFEQDLTEVNLEILKGLEKDADTSMQRDVAAGRPSEAEGLIHNVVELAGKYGLVCPGYRMVSRWARERGL, from the coding sequence GTGAAATATCTGATCATAGGGGCAGGCGGAACCGGCGGCTGCCTGGGAGCATATCTAAGAAAAGCCGGGCAGGATGTCACGTGGATTGCCAGAGGAAAGCATCTGGAAGCGTTGAGAGAAAAAGGGCTGGAGGCCCATACGGCGGGAGCCGGTGATTTTCGGCTGTCTCCAGTAAGCGCGTATACCATGGAAGAATATTCTGACAGTCCGGATGTGGTCTTTGTATGTGTAAAATATTATTCCCTCGGAGAGTGTGTCCCCTTTTTAAAACGTGTTTGCAACAGCCATACGGCAGTCATTCCCGTTTTAAATGTATTCGGGACCGGGGGCAGCTTGCAGGAGCAGCTGCCGGAGATCCCTGTTCTGGACGGATGTATTTATATCTACGGAAAGATTGAGAAACCGGGTGTGATTGTTCAGCCTTCACCAATCTTCCGGGTGTTTTTCGGTTACCGCCCCGGACAGCCGAAGCGGGAGGAGGAGAATCTCCTGCAGGTGGAGCGGGATCTGAAGGCAGCAGGGATAGAGGGGCATTTTACCCCGCAGATCCGCAGGGACGCCCTTCAGAAATTCAGCTACGTTTCTCCGGTGGGGGCTGCCGGGCTGTATTACGGCGCGACAGCGGGAGATTTTACAGTTCCCGGAGAGAAACAGGACCTGGTCATCACTCTGATCCGGGAGATTGAGGCGATCGGGCAGGCCATGGGAATTACCTTTGAACAGGATCTGACGGAAGTGAATCTGGAGATACTGAAGGGACTGGAAAAAGATGCGGATACATCCATGCAGAGAGATGTGGCTGCCGGCCGGCCTTCAGAAGCAGAAGGGTTGATACATAATGTTGTGGAACTGGCCGGAAAATATGGGCTGGTATGTCCCGGATACCGGATGGTCAGCCGATGGGCCAGGGAAAGAGGATTGTAA